A region of the Actinomycetota bacterium genome:
ATTCAAAATCCTTCGAGTGCCTTTTGGGCAAGATCCAAATCTCGAAGGGAAACCTAGAGGCGAAGGGAAGAAGGGAGAGAAAATGATCGCTTTCGAGAAGAACCCGCTCTTTGGCTTGGGCCTCCTCTTGAACGATATCGCAGTAGATGCAGCGCCCCTTGTCTTCAAAATATAACTTGGCTGTGGCCATCTCGGTCTTGAGTAGCGGAATCTCGTTTGCCATGCTGAAGAGCTGAGAATGAGGATGCTCCATCGAAGCCCCTGCCCTCTGGCCGTGATTGATGATGACGATCGAGGATTTTAAATGGGGGTAAGCCTTGAGGGAAGCCAAGCGGACAAGATATGTCGCAAGAACCATCTCTATCTCAGACGGTTCCATCAGAGAGAGACCCCTTAGGTGGTCTGGGGTATTTATTATGACCTCGTGGATACCAACGGCCGGGGAGCTTTCGTGCAGCCCCTCTTTGACCCAACCACCTTCCCCTTCCAGGTCCTTTAGGGTAAAGGCGGGAAATTTATTTGGTATCACCCTGACCTGCCAGCCATCATCGTTTGGAGAGCGACCGGGCGGCCTTAAGGCAAAGACC
Encoded here:
- the galT gene encoding galactose-1-phosphate uridylyltransferase: MPELRRDPTTGRLTVIATERAARPEVFCLAKENFSSSPKDCPFCPGNEDMTPQEVFALRPPGRSPNDDGWQVRVIPNKFPAFTLKDLEGEGGWVKEGLHESSPAVGIHEVIINTPDHLRGLSLMEPSEIEMVLATYLVRLASLKAYPHLKSSIVIINHGQRAGASMEHPHSQLFSMANEIPLLKTEMATAKLYFEDKGRCIYCDIVQEEAQAKERVLLESDHFLSLLPFASRFPFEIWILPKRHSKDFESLTEEEKGDLAVLLKRVTYKIQVGLNDPSYNLYIHSDGFDDGAGCYYHWHIEMIPRLINLAGFEMGSGMMINIASPEKAVKILAPI